The proteins below are encoded in one region of Legionella antarctica:
- a CDS encoding phage integrase central domain-containing protein, protein MASKNLHRWKAISRDRHYKSLVRDVYPLIGEKPMDEITKADLLHIVQPHELKVYHEIAHRLYARLPSIFDFAVSADFYTRIFQCS, encoded by the coding sequence TTGGCATCTAAAAATCTTCATCGTTGGAAAGCTATATCACGCGATCGTCATTATAAAAGTCTTGTACGTGATGTTTATCCCCTGATAGGTGAAAAGCCCATGGATGAAATAACAAAAGCAGATCTCTTACACATTGTCCAACCTCATGAGTTAAAAGTTTATCATGAGATAGCTCACCGCTTATACGCCAGACTACCAAGCATTTTTGATTTTGCTGTAAGTGCTGATTTTTATACTCGCATTTTTCAATGCTCGTAA
- a CDS encoding DUF3757 domain-containing protein, with product MIKTNALFIGLFFVKFSTVTLATSCPDPQTTSLRWGVPPAPWLENPFSPNRPQGEENTRFIGANILVAGYGQGVVCTYTNSVGDYSIWWQVRTKIPARIDYNWIDTPGGFICTQGLTACQFYTAG from the coding sequence ATGATAAAGACTAATGCTCTATTTATTGGATTATTTTTTGTAAAGTTTAGTACCGTAACCCTAGCCACTAGTTGTCCTGATCCTCAAACTACTTCTTTAAGATGGGGCGTTCCCCCAGCTCCATGGCTTGAGAATCCATTTTCACCTAATCGCCCTCAAGGTGAAGAGAATACTCGATTTATAGGTGCTAATATTCTGGTGGCAGGGTATGGTCAAGGAGTTGTTTGTACCTATACCAACTCAGTTGGTGACTATTCTATATGGTGGCAAGTCCGTACCAAAATACCAGCTCGTATAGATTATAATTGGATAGATACCCCTGGGGGTTTTATTTGTACTCAGGGTTTGACCGCGTGTCAGTTTTATACGGCTGGATAA
- the nadA gene encoding quinolinate synthase NadA: MFEHSTDYQPETTLMHIHNDMSICQSDYPIDWYQEDFIPYAQEYQALPDRKLTTVLEWMKPYLKKAQNHFGDKLLLLAHYYMGGDIVRLIEQFGGKIGDSYQLALMAANHPEKSVIIESAVHFMAESISILASSDQQVYITNPKSGCTMEMLAKDFMVEPAFLDLNERYGADNILPVCYMNTSGRVKAMTGAQGGAVCTSSNVKKIVQWAQKKNKKILFIPDQHMGENVAYWLGIKNLAYWPGGTAGAHYSLPDQDQQTLNQFDKAELILFASQCAVHTVYQPEMCDYWHSQNYTTIVHPECRNEVIKVAQHSGSTAFIWDYVVHDRAGTKQYAIGTENHMVENLKQYCKNLGIKVTNLAEAPKNSEEKGVGCGCATMSRNDPPHLVALIDLLRQGKSMAYNEVKAGDVINEFTGTRNRLTLNNQQWVIDNAKKSLEMMINITEDRI, from the coding sequence ATGTTTGAACATTCTACCGATTACCAACCAGAAACCACTTTAATGCATATCCACAATGATATGAGCATTTGTCAAAGTGATTACCCTATCGACTGGTATCAAGAAGATTTTATTCCTTATGCACAGGAGTATCAGGCTTTACCCGATCGTAAACTCACTACCGTGTTGGAATGGATGAAGCCCTATCTTAAAAAAGCACAAAATCATTTTGGCGATAAATTATTATTACTGGCCCATTATTATATGGGTGGTGATATTGTGAGATTGATTGAACAATTTGGCGGTAAAATTGGCGACTCCTACCAATTAGCTTTAATGGCAGCAAATCATCCCGAAAAATCAGTGATTATTGAATCAGCCGTTCATTTTATGGCTGAATCAATCAGCATCTTGGCAAGTTCTGATCAACAAGTCTATATAACAAACCCAAAGTCAGGATGCACGATGGAGATGCTCGCTAAAGACTTTATGGTTGAGCCCGCCTTCCTGGATTTAAATGAACGTTATGGCGCTGACAATATTTTACCCGTCTGTTATATGAACACTTCTGGACGGGTTAAAGCAATGACTGGAGCACAAGGTGGAGCAGTGTGCACCAGTTCTAATGTAAAAAAAATAGTTCAGTGGGCGCAGAAAAAAAATAAAAAAATTCTGTTCATTCCTGATCAGCATATGGGGGAAAATGTAGCTTATTGGTTAGGAATAAAAAATCTCGCCTATTGGCCAGGAGGAACTGCAGGAGCTCACTACTCCCTCCCAGACCAGGATCAACAAACTCTAAACCAATTTGATAAAGCTGAGTTAATTCTGTTTGCAAGTCAATGTGCTGTCCATACAGTGTACCAGCCTGAAATGTGTGACTACTGGCACAGTCAAAACTATACCACTATAGTTCATCCTGAATGCCGTAACGAGGTTATCAAAGTGGCTCAACACTCAGGTTCTACTGCATTTATCTGGGATTATGTGGTTCATGATCGTGCTGGAACAAAGCAATATGCCATTGGTACTGAAAACCATATGGTAGAAAATCTAAAGCAATACTGTAAAAATTTAGGTATTAAAGTAACTAATTTGGCTGAAGCACCAAAAAATAGTGAGGAAAAAGGGGTAGGCTGTGGCTGCGCGACCATGTCACGTAATGATCCACCTCATCTCGTCGCCCTCATTGATCTATTGCGCCAAGGTAAAAGTATGGCTTATAACGAAGTAAAAGCTGGAGATGTGATCAATGAATTTACTGGAACCAGAAACAGGCTTACCTTAAACAATCAGCAGTGGGTTATTGACAATGCTAAAAAATCATTAGAAATGATGATTAATATTACTGAAGATAGGATTTAA
- the nadB gene encoding L-aspartate oxidase encodes MNNLSQQGQSFEFDVLVIGTGLAGLQYCLQILALQPHLKIALISKAESIECNSRYAQGGIAAVFSPEDSLESHIADTITAGDGLCYLPAVEFIIRQGPEIIKQLGEYAVQFKHNSNGSFNLAQEGGHSHRRIFNCGDQTGLTLTQTLNHLAQQQPQIHFFEHHIAVNLITQYHPHRTDNQGEVVGAYILDCELNRIHTFLANCVVLATGGAGKTYRYTTNPMVATGDGVAMAYRAGARVGNMEFYQFHPTLLHHHSLNNFLISEAVRGEGALLRNPETGERFMKQYAPEQLELATRDIVARAIFSEIERSQTGYVHLDITHQGKNFLKKRFPQIYNTLQSIGIDMSQDMIPVVPAAHYQCGGVLTDIDGRTDLKRLYAIGEVAFTGLHGANRLASNSLLEALVMGANAARCTLKDISTPIKSGDKISNWSSPGEVNARRASQINAQWRGLRGEMTSYAGIVRTEAGLQDLLQLIMKRKKIIDEYYWKHCITRDFIELRNIILNAELIVRAALSRRESRGGHFREDFPKKNAKAQESIAKLGPMDSLE; translated from the coding sequence ATGAATAACCTGTCACAACAAGGACAGAGTTTTGAGTTTGATGTCCTGGTTATAGGCACCGGATTGGCCGGGTTACAATATTGCTTACAAATACTAGCCCTCCAACCGCACCTTAAAATTGCCTTAATTAGTAAAGCAGAGTCTATAGAATGCAATAGTCGCTACGCTCAGGGTGGGATTGCTGCAGTGTTTTCCCCTGAAGATTCGCTGGAGTCACATATTGCTGATACCATTACTGCTGGCGACGGTCTTTGCTATTTACCCGCAGTAGAATTTATCATTCGCCAAGGTCCAGAAATTATCAAACAATTGGGTGAGTATGCTGTTCAATTCAAGCATAATAGCAATGGCAGCTTTAACCTGGCTCAAGAAGGTGGACACTCGCATCGCCGTATTTTTAACTGTGGTGATCAAACGGGTTTAACTCTGACTCAAACGCTGAACCATCTAGCTCAACAACAACCCCAAATACATTTTTTTGAACACCACATAGCTGTTAATTTAATCACTCAGTACCACCCGCATAGAACTGACAATCAAGGTGAAGTAGTAGGAGCCTACATATTAGATTGTGAGCTTAATCGCATTCATACTTTTTTGGCAAACTGTGTGGTTTTGGCAACTGGAGGAGCTGGTAAAACTTATCGGTACACCACGAATCCCATGGTTGCAACGGGCGATGGGGTTGCTATGGCATACAGGGCCGGGGCACGAGTTGGAAATATGGAATTCTATCAATTCCACCCTACCCTTCTACATCACCACTCCCTGAATAATTTTTTGATTTCTGAGGCAGTCCGAGGAGAAGGTGCATTGCTCAGAAACCCTGAAACAGGTGAGCGCTTTATGAAGCAGTACGCACCTGAGCAGCTTGAACTGGCTACTCGAGACATAGTTGCAAGAGCTATTTTTAGTGAAATAGAACGAAGTCAGACAGGATATGTGCATCTGGATATTACTCATCAAGGTAAAAATTTTCTAAAAAAACGTTTTCCTCAAATTTATAACACGCTTCAATCTATCGGCATTGATATGAGCCAGGATATGATACCCGTTGTCCCTGCAGCACATTATCAATGTGGTGGTGTACTTACTGACATCGATGGCCGAACGGACTTAAAGCGTTTATATGCTATAGGAGAAGTGGCCTTTACAGGTTTACATGGTGCCAATCGACTGGCTAGTAACTCGTTGCTTGAAGCATTGGTTATGGGTGCCAATGCAGCTCGTTGCACTCTCAAAGACATCTCTACTCCAATAAAATCTGGAGATAAAATATCTAACTGGAGTTCCCCTGGGGAGGTTAATGCAAGGCGCGCCAGCCAGATTAATGCCCAATGGCGAGGTTTAAGGGGAGAAATGACCTCTTATGCAGGAATCGTTCGAACTGAAGCGGGGCTCCAGGATTTGCTACAATTAATAATGAAACGTAAAAAAATAATCGATGAGTACTACTGGAAACATTGCATTACCCGAGACTTTATTGAGCTAAGAAACATCATCCTTAATGCGGAGTTGATTGTTAGAGCTGCCTTATCCAGAAGGGAGTCACGGGGAGGGCATTTTCGCGAAGACTTCCCCAAGAAAAATGCCAAGGCACAAGAGAGTATTGCTAAACTGGGGCCAATGGATTCCTTGGAATAA
- the purB gene encoding adenylosuccinate lyase — translation MTLTALNAISPIDGRYIKKTRTLSPYFSEFALTYYRLMVEIRWLESLAANTAISEVPSLNTQSKKFLSDLIANFDEAEAEKIKEFERQTNHDVKAIEYYLKDKFQNNKALKEIVGFIHFACTSEDINNLAYALMVKQAIAQVIQPTLAEIMGGITLLGKQHCDVAMLGRTHGQPATPTTMGKELVNFVARLKRPQQQLAEVLIPAKFNGAVGNYNAHVVAYPEVDWRKHCANFVTSLGLSFNPYTTQIEPHDGIAEVSQIMVRINNILLDYTQDIWSYISLGYFKQKTVAAEVGSSTMPHKVNPIDFENAEGNLGLSNALFIHFANKLTQSRLQRDLSDSTVLRNIGVAFSYSLIAYYSITKGNDKLQINKRVLAEDLEDNWEVLAEAVQTVMRRYNVPEAYEQLKALTRGQGIDADSLKNFIQNLSIPDEAKAQLTALKPATYTGLATQLVKAFS, via the coding sequence ATGACACTTACAGCTTTAAACGCAATCTCTCCCATAGATGGTCGTTATATTAAAAAAACCAGAACTTTAAGCCCCTATTTTAGTGAATTTGCCCTGACTTATTATCGCTTAATGGTTGAGATCCGCTGGCTTGAGTCATTGGCCGCCAATACAGCGATTAGCGAGGTACCTTCATTAAATACTCAATCCAAGAAATTTTTATCTGATCTCATTGCTAATTTTGATGAAGCAGAGGCTGAAAAAATAAAGGAGTTTGAAAGACAAACGAATCATGATGTTAAAGCCATAGAATATTATCTTAAGGATAAATTTCAGAACAATAAAGCACTGAAAGAAATCGTAGGCTTCATTCACTTCGCCTGTACTTCTGAAGATATTAATAACCTGGCATATGCCTTGATGGTTAAACAAGCCATTGCTCAGGTAATTCAGCCTACCCTGGCTGAAATTATGGGTGGAATCACCCTGCTTGGTAAACAACATTGTGATGTTGCCATGTTGGGAAGAACCCATGGTCAACCAGCTACTCCGACAACCATGGGTAAAGAATTGGTCAATTTTGTCGCTCGCCTTAAAAGACCACAACAGCAATTAGCAGAGGTTCTGATCCCTGCTAAATTTAATGGAGCTGTTGGCAATTACAACGCTCATGTTGTTGCTTATCCTGAAGTTGACTGGCGTAAACATTGCGCTAATTTTGTTACTTCGCTGGGATTATCATTCAATCCCTATACAACTCAAATTGAACCTCATGATGGCATTGCTGAGGTATCGCAAATTATGGTGAGAATTAATAATATCCTACTGGATTATACTCAAGATATATGGAGCTATATATCTTTGGGATATTTCAAACAAAAAACAGTTGCTGCTGAAGTAGGTTCATCGACTATGCCTCATAAGGTGAATCCTATCGATTTTGAGAATGCCGAAGGAAATTTAGGGCTGTCTAATGCTTTATTTATTCATTTTGCCAATAAGTTAACTCAGTCACGTTTACAACGAGATTTATCAGACTCTACCGTGCTGCGTAATATAGGGGTGGCCTTTTCTTACAGTTTGATCGCGTACTATTCCATAACCAAAGGAAATGACAAGTTACAAATCAATAAACGCGTACTTGCAGAAGACTTAGAGGATAACTGGGAAGTACTAGCTGAAGCAGTACAAACCGTGATGCGTCGCTATAACGTTCCAGAGGCTTACGAGCAATTAAAAGCCCTAACCCGTGGGCAGGGTATTGATGCGGACAGTCTCAAAAACTTTATTCAGAATTTATCCATCCCTGATGAGGCAAAAGCACAGTTAACTGCTTTGAAACCAGCAACTTACACCGGTCTGGCTACTCAATTGGTCAAGGCATTCTCATGA
- a CDS encoding SulP family inorganic anion transporter has protein sequence MKTIIESYQAGLFQKKYWLQNIISGVIVGVVALPLAMAFAIASGAKPEQGLYTAIVAGLIVSIMGGSRLQIAGPTGAFIVVLSGITAQYGISGLQIASLMAGVMLLFFGLARFGGIIKFIPNPVIIGFTSGIAVVIWVGQWQYFFGLPAVSGHHFHEKLWHLIQSYPQLNVPTTVFGLFALLLVLFSNKLPGLKRVPGPLTALTVATLLQSVFHFEGVATIGSMFGGVPQGLPSFEIPDISFDRVIELMGPAFTIAMLGAIESLLSAVVADGMAGTQHDSNRELVGQGVANILAPLFGGFAATGAIARTATNIRNGGNSPLSGIIHSVTLILIVLFLAPLAVNVPLASLAAILFVVAWNMSEVKHFIKLLQVAPRADIVVLIVTFFLTVFVDLVIAVNIGVIIAILHFIRRMASSVEVQQMTEQQLAQELQQQNIPALPKEVLVYSIEGPFFFGAVEVFQRVLAVTHTDPKILILRMRWVPFSDITGLQTLEEVIKGLHKRGVRVIMSGANSLVESKLRKMGMIMLIGENNFYKEFSQALAACHIALSDNSNKDGFSEISVSHLLI, from the coding sequence ATGAAAACGATAATTGAATCATACCAGGCTGGATTGTTTCAAAAAAAATATTGGCTGCAGAATATTATTTCTGGAGTGATTGTTGGGGTGGTTGCATTACCTTTGGCTATGGCATTCGCTATCGCTTCAGGAGCCAAACCTGAGCAGGGATTGTATACGGCAATTGTTGCTGGCTTGATTGTCTCTATCATGGGTGGAAGTCGTTTACAAATTGCAGGACCCACAGGTGCTTTTATCGTAGTATTATCTGGTATCACTGCCCAATATGGTATTTCCGGGTTACAAATTGCTAGCCTGATGGCAGGGGTTATGTTGCTCTTTTTTGGTCTGGCTCGTTTTGGGGGGATTATCAAATTTATTCCCAATCCTGTGATTATTGGCTTTACCTCAGGAATTGCTGTAGTTATCTGGGTAGGACAATGGCAATATTTTTTTGGTTTACCTGCCGTCAGCGGTCATCATTTTCATGAAAAACTGTGGCATTTAATTCAGTCATATCCTCAGTTGAATGTACCAACTACTGTTTTTGGTTTATTTGCATTATTGTTAGTTCTCTTTTCTAATAAATTGCCTGGGTTGAAACGTGTACCTGGCCCACTGACTGCCTTGACTGTTGCTACTCTTTTGCAATCCGTATTTCATTTTGAAGGGGTTGCTACCATAGGCAGTATGTTTGGAGGGGTTCCACAGGGTCTACCCTCTTTTGAAATACCTGATATATCATTTGACCGAGTGATCGAATTAATGGGGCCTGCCTTTACTATTGCGATGTTGGGCGCTATAGAGTCCCTATTATCTGCGGTAGTTGCAGATGGAATGGCAGGAACGCAACATGATTCTAATCGGGAGTTGGTAGGACAAGGGGTTGCCAATATATTAGCTCCTTTATTTGGTGGGTTTGCCGCAACAGGTGCAATTGCCAGAACAGCCACCAATATTCGAAATGGTGGGAACAGCCCTCTATCGGGTATTATCCATTCGGTAACATTGATTTTAATTGTTTTATTCCTGGCGCCTTTAGCTGTTAATGTTCCTTTGGCCTCGCTTGCAGCCATTTTGTTTGTAGTTGCATGGAATATGAGTGAAGTAAAGCATTTTATTAAATTGCTCCAAGTGGCTCCAAGAGCGGATATAGTTGTTTTAATAGTAACTTTTTTCTTAACTGTATTTGTTGATTTGGTTATTGCAGTGAACATAGGTGTAATCATCGCTATTTTACATTTCATACGTCGAATGGCATCCAGTGTTGAAGTACAGCAAATGACTGAGCAACAGCTCGCTCAGGAATTGCAACAACAAAACATACCTGCTTTACCAAAAGAAGTATTGGTTTACTCAATTGAAGGTCCATTTTTTTTCGGTGCGGTAGAAGTGTTTCAACGTGTTTTGGCAGTGACACATACTGATCCAAAAATCCTGATTCTAAGAATGCGCTGGGTTCCTTTTAGCGATATTACAGGATTACAAACTTTGGAAGAAGTTATAAAAGGCCTACATAAACGGGGAGTAAGAGTTATAATGAGTGGAGCCAACTCCCTGGTAGAAAGTAAACTACGGAAGATGGGTATGATTATGCTCATTGGAGAAAACAATTTTTATAAAGAGTTTTCTCAAGCTCTTGCAGCATGTCATATTGCGCTTTCTGACAATAGCAATAAAGATGGCTTTAGCGAAATCTCTGTATCTCATTTACTCATTTAA
- the ppsA gene encoding phosphoenolpyruvate synthase has product MTVKTHTINLAQLGMRDLEQVGGKNSSLGEMISHLSSAGVAVPGGFATTADSFREFLSCEGLDEKIYEQLIALDTEDVCKLAVVGKNIRDMIVNTPFTPEFENAVRAAYETLAQQIGHDNFSVAVRSSATAEDLPDASFAGQQETFLNIKGVDSVLISIKHVFASLFNDRAIAYRVHHNFSHNEVAISAGIQQMIRSDLAVSGVMFTMDTESGFDQVVFITSSYGLGEMVVQGAVNPDEFYVHKLGVKAGRPAVIRRNLGSKALKMIYCDDPNLDRRVKTVEVDTAERLLFSLNTEEIEQLARQALIIEKHYGRPMDIEWAKDGINGNLYILQARPETVKSRDNKQVLERYTLSKRGNVLAEGRSIGQRIGQGKARIIKDISEMHKVQPGDVLVSDMTDPDWEPVMKRASAIVTNRGGRTCHAAIIARELGIPAVVGCGDATKTIRDGDDVTVSCAEGDAGFVYADILPFERVSLDVDTMPELPMKVMLNVGNPERAFAFQSFPNAGVGLARLEFLISNTIGIHPRALLDFDILEDLEVKKFITEKTAAYASPVEYYIERLKEGIATIAAAFYPKPVIVRLSDFKSNEYANLVGGTLYEPHEENPMLGFRGASRYVSSSFAKCFALECSAVRRVREQMGLTNVEVMIPFVRTVSEASNVIQVLKKEGLERGKHGLRIIMMCELPSNALLASQFLEYFDGFSIGSNDLTQLTLGLDRDSGLVAAQFDERDEAVKALLHMAISACKKANKYIGICGQGPSDHQDFARWLMKEGIDSVSLNPDSVLQTCLFLAKQ; this is encoded by the coding sequence ATGACAGTCAAAACACATACTATTAATCTTGCACAGCTAGGTATGCGAGATCTGGAGCAGGTTGGTGGTAAGAACTCTTCTCTTGGTGAAATGATCAGTCATTTGTCATCAGCAGGCGTTGCTGTCCCCGGTGGCTTTGCAACTACTGCAGATTCATTCAGGGAGTTTTTATCATGTGAGGGTCTTGATGAGAAGATCTATGAACAATTGATTGCTTTAGATACGGAAGATGTTTGTAAGTTAGCAGTAGTTGGAAAAAATATCAGAGACATGATCGTCAACACTCCTTTTACCCCTGAATTTGAAAACGCGGTTCGTGCAGCCTATGAAACCCTTGCTCAGCAAATTGGACATGATAACTTTAGTGTTGCTGTCCGCTCCTCGGCGACAGCAGAAGATTTGCCAGACGCTTCTTTTGCTGGGCAACAAGAAACTTTTTTAAATATTAAAGGGGTTGACTCAGTATTAATTTCAATAAAACACGTTTTTGCCTCTTTGTTTAACGACAGAGCCATTGCTTATCGGGTTCATCATAATTTTTCCCATAATGAAGTAGCTATATCCGCAGGCATTCAACAAATGATCCGCAGTGATTTGGCAGTCAGTGGTGTCATGTTTACGATGGATACAGAGTCTGGTTTTGATCAAGTCGTATTTATTACCTCTTCCTATGGATTAGGAGAAATGGTGGTGCAAGGAGCGGTGAATCCTGATGAGTTTTATGTGCATAAACTAGGAGTAAAAGCAGGCAGGCCTGCTGTGATTCGTAGAAATCTTGGTTCTAAAGCACTGAAAATGATTTATTGTGATGATCCCAATCTTGATAGACGAGTTAAGACAGTCGAGGTAGATACCGCAGAACGATTATTATTTTCCCTAAATACTGAAGAAATAGAGCAATTGGCACGTCAGGCATTAATAATAGAAAAACACTATGGCCGCCCTATGGATATCGAGTGGGCTAAAGACGGCATCAATGGGAACTTGTATATCCTGCAAGCTCGTCCAGAAACAGTAAAAAGTAGAGATAACAAACAAGTTTTAGAACGGTACACCTTATCTAAAAGAGGTAATGTATTAGCTGAAGGACGCAGCATTGGACAACGGATTGGTCAAGGTAAAGCCCGAATTATAAAAGACATCAGTGAAATGCATAAAGTGCAACCGGGAGATGTATTAGTCTCTGATATGACTGATCCAGACTGGGAACCCGTTATGAAACGTGCTTCTGCTATTGTTACTAATCGAGGAGGAAGAACCTGTCATGCTGCAATTATTGCTCGTGAATTAGGTATCCCCGCTGTTGTGGGATGTGGTGATGCTACCAAAACCATAAGAGATGGAGATGATGTGACTGTAAGTTGCGCTGAAGGGGATGCAGGCTTCGTTTATGCGGATATATTACCATTCGAACGAGTGAGTCTTGACGTAGATACGATGCCAGAATTACCGATGAAAGTGATGTTGAATGTAGGAAATCCTGAAAGAGCGTTTGCGTTTCAGTCTTTTCCTAATGCGGGGGTAGGCTTGGCGCGTTTGGAGTTTTTGATATCCAATACTATAGGTATTCATCCGAGGGCATTGCTTGATTTCGATATCCTGGAGGACCTTGAGGTTAAAAAATTTATCACTGAGAAAACTGCAGCTTATGCTTCGCCTGTTGAATATTACATTGAGCGATTGAAAGAAGGAATTGCAACCATAGCTGCTGCCTTTTATCCAAAACCAGTTATTGTAAGATTGTCAGATTTTAAATCTAATGAATATGCAAATCTTGTTGGCGGAACGTTATACGAACCACACGAAGAAAATCCTATGCTGGGTTTTAGAGGAGCTTCCCGCTATGTTTCCTCATCATTTGCTAAGTGTTTTGCTCTTGAATGTAGCGCCGTAAGACGAGTTCGTGAACAGATGGGATTGACTAATGTCGAAGTGATGATTCCTTTTGTGCGGACTGTCTCTGAAGCCAGTAATGTCATCCAGGTATTAAAAAAAGAGGGACTTGAACGTGGTAAACATGGTTTGAGGATCATCATGATGTGTGAATTACCTTCCAATGCCTTGCTTGCAAGTCAATTTTTAGAGTATTTTGATGGTTTTTCTATCGGGTCCAATGATTTGACTCAGTTGACGTTAGGGTTAGATAGGGATTCCGGTCTGGTGGCTGCACAATTTGATGAGCGTGATGAGGCGGTAAAAGCTTTATTACATATGGCTATTTCAGCTTGTAAAAAAGCAAATAAATATATAGGAATTTGTGGACAGGGGCCTTCAGATCATCAGGATTTTGCGCGATGGTTGATGAAGGAAGGGATAGATAGTGTCTCTTTAAATCCTGACTCAGTATTACAAACTTGCTTATTTCTAGCGAAACAATAA
- a CDS encoding cation:proton antiporter, with translation MRISKWWIILLGLCPVLAFASENGDHADPVASVILSVTTIFFFAIIGRYLARRFNQPGVLGELLMGVLVGNLCYFFGSQLVVILREGSSIFNIMKEVLLGNSLTQAVTSAIPNPFYAQQVTQALSSTDGTEYLKIAYTVDVFSRYGVIFLLFMVGLESSVEEIKKTGRESILVAIIGVIAPMLLGFGVAYLLIPHISHQSALFIAATLSATSIGITARVLSELKKLRTREARTILGAAMLDDILGLIILAVVSSIVINGAVDFMIVARIVINSLLFFIGALTLGPIILRKAVHFFRFLEPWEAKLFISFVFIMTLAWLASFIQLAAIIGAFAAGIILHDGYFKSTSSFQEEERSIHHLVSPLESILAPMFFIVIGIQVKLETFCHWNVIILASGLVVAAIIGKLMSGFGANRKDDRLLIGIGMLPRGEVGLIFASIGRTLGVISDNLFSAIVLMVIITTFIAPPLLKARYATKKEIKA, from the coding sequence ATGCGTATTTCAAAATGGTGGATAATTTTACTAGGTCTATGTCCTGTGCTCGCATTTGCCTCTGAGAATGGGGATCATGCGGACCCGGTCGCTTCGGTAATTTTGAGCGTGACCACTATTTTTTTCTTTGCAATTATTGGTCGTTACCTTGCCAGACGTTTTAATCAACCCGGAGTTTTAGGTGAATTATTAATGGGCGTTTTGGTTGGTAATCTATGTTATTTTTTTGGATCTCAACTGGTAGTGATTCTGCGGGAAGGATCCTCAATTTTTAATATAATGAAAGAAGTACTGCTTGGGAATTCGTTAACTCAGGCAGTGACTTCCGCAATACCCAATCCGTTTTATGCTCAACAAGTCACTCAGGCTTTGAGTTCCACGGATGGCACAGAGTACCTGAAGATCGCGTATACTGTGGATGTATTTTCACGTTATGGGGTAATTTTTCTTTTATTTATGGTGGGTCTGGAAAGCTCTGTTGAAGAAATAAAAAAAACAGGTCGGGAGTCGATACTGGTAGCAATAATTGGCGTTATTGCACCCATGCTCCTTGGTTTTGGAGTGGCATATCTGTTGATTCCCCATATTTCCCATCAATCCGCATTATTTATTGCTGCTACTTTGAGTGCTACGAGTATAGGAATTACTGCACGAGTGTTGTCTGAGTTAAAAAAACTGCGTACTCGTGAAGCAAGAACTATTCTTGGTGCAGCAATGCTCGATGATATCCTGGGTTTAATTATACTGGCAGTTGTAAGTAGTATTGTTATTAATGGCGCCGTTGATTTCATGATTGTAGCCCGAATTGTAATTAATTCGTTACTCTTCTTTATCGGTGCTCTAACTTTAGGGCCAATAATATTACGAAAAGCCGTGCATTTTTTTCGTTTTCTTGAACCATGGGAAGCAAAATTATTTATCTCTTTTGTATTTATTATGACTTTGGCCTGGTTGGCTTCATTTATTCAATTGGCTGCTATCATTGGCGCTTTTGCTGCAGGAATTATTCTTCACGATGGTTATTTTAAATCCACTAGTTCGTTTCAAGAAGAGGAACGAAGTATTCATCATTTGGTATCACCCCTGGAATCTATTTTGGCCCCCATGTTTTTTATTGTCATAGGTATTCAGGTAAAGTTAGAAACTTTTTGTCATTGGAATGTTATTATTTTAGCCAGTGGTTTGGTGGTGGCTGCAATTATTGGAAAATTAATGAGTGGCTTTGGGGCAAATCGTAAGGATGATCGTTTGCTTATTGGCATAGGAATGTTACCTCGGGGAGAGGTTGGTCTTATTTTTGCCTCTATTGGGCGAACTTTAGGAGTGATTTCGGATAATTTATTTTCGGCAATTGTTTTAATGGTGATTATAACTACCTTTATTGCCCCGCCTTTATTAAAAGCTCGTTATGCCACGAAGAAGGAAATTAAAGCATGA